From the Garra rufa chromosome 17, GarRuf1.0, whole genome shotgun sequence genome, one window contains:
- the LOC141290205 gene encoding sodium-dependent neutral amino acid transporter B(0)AT1-like: MDTTSIASGASSAQERPKWDNKVQYLLTCIGFAVGLGNVWRFPYLCQIYGGGAFLIPYLIALVFEGLPLLYLEMAIGQSLRKGSIGVWHSISPLLGGVGVASMIISLLVGLFYNTILAWVLWYFFHSFQEPLPWSQCPVNDNRTGFLEECVASTPVNYFWYRQTLNISPDIEESGSLQWRLVVCLATAWSIVYICFIRGIETIGKRS; encoded by the exons ATGGACACCACCAGCATCGCCAGCGGAGCCTCCAGCGCTCAAGAACGGCCCAAATGGGACAATAAGGTCCAGTATCTGCTGACCTGCATCGGCTTCGCCGTGGGACTCGGGAACGTCTGGAGATTCCCGTACCTCTGTCAGATCTACGGAGGAG GGGCGTTCCTGATCCCGTACCTGATCGCGCTGGTCTTCGAGGGTCTGCCGCTGCTGTATCTGGAGATGGCCATCGGTCAGAGTCTGAGGAAGGGCAGCATCGGCGTCTGGCACTCCATCTCTCCGCTGCTGGGCGGCGTGG GTGTGGCATCGATGATCATCTCGCTGCTGGTGGGATTGTTTTATAACACTATCTTGGCTTGGGTTCTCTGGTACTTCTTCCACTCGTTTCAGGAGCCGCTGCCCTGGAGTCAATGCCCTGTCAATGATAACCGCACCG GTTTTCTGGAGGAGTGTGTCGCCAGCACACCGGTGAACTACTTCTGGTACAGACAGACGCTGAACATCAGTCCAGACATCGAGGAGAGCGGCTCGCTGCAGTGGCGGCTCGTCGTGTGTCTGGCTACGGCTTGGAGCATCGTCTACATCTGCTTCATTCGGGGCATCGAGACCATCGGCAAG CGGAGCTAA